In one window of Prevotella sp. E13-17 DNA:
- a CDS encoding LysE family translocator, translating into MLIGIIASAPMGPVGVLCVQRTLNKGRWYGFVTGVGASVSDMIYAGITGLGMGYVVDFVSNDTTRFYLQIAGSIMLLLFGVFTYRTDPTKNIRKPGQKKGTLAHNAITAFLVTLSNPLIIFLFMALYAQFAFGLQPDHPIDMIVGFLSIIGGALLWWWSLSWLVDKIRTKFDQNGIKLINQIIGMLVIVGSVIILLSTLTSLHLYHIF; encoded by the coding sequence ATGCTCATAGGTATTATTGCTTCTGCGCCTATGGGACCAGTTGGAGTACTCTGTGTTCAGCGTACACTGAACAAGGGGCGATGGTATGGTTTTGTTACGGGAGTTGGTGCTTCTGTAAGTGATATGATTTATGCAGGAATTACCGGTTTGGGAATGGGATATGTGGTCGATTTTGTCAGCAACGACACCACACGTTTTTATCTTCAGATTGCGGGAAGTATCATGTTGCTTTTATTTGGAGTCTTTACTTACCGCACTGACCCAACAAAGAACATACGCAAGCCTGGTCAAAAGAAGGGCACGCTGGCACACAATGCCATCACGGCATTCTTGGTGACCTTGAGCAATCCGCTTATTATATTCTTGTTTATGGCACTCTATGCCCAGTTTGCTTTTGGACTGCAGCCCGATCATCCTATCGACATGATTGTTGGCTTCCTAAGCATTATTGGAGGTGCATTGTTGTGGTGGTGGTCATTGTCGTGGCTGGTTGACAAGATTAGAACCAAGTTTGATCAAAATGGCATCAAATTGATAAATCAGATTATCGGCATGCTGGTGATAGTCGGTAGTGTTATTATCTTACTCTCAACGCTTACCAGTTTGCATCTCTATCATATATTTTAG
- a CDS encoding ROK family protein: protein MDTQSTIKPYVIGLDLGGTNSVFGIVDARGEIKATTAIKTGGFTSAEDYVAASVEALQPIIEQVGGIETIKAMGIGAPNGNYYKGTIEFAPNLPWAHDGIVPLAKMFSDKLNGVPVALTNDANAAAIGEMVYGVARGMKNFIVITLGTGVGSGIVVNGQLLYGHDGFAGELGHVIMRRENGRTCGCGRTGCLEAYCSATGVARTAREILSTTERPSLLRDIDPAEITSLDVSIAAEKGDELANEIYEFTGNMLGEACADFAAFSSPEAFIFFGGMTKAGELIMKPIRESYDKHVLKIFKGKAKFLVSGLDGSSAAVLGASAVGWEV from the coding sequence ATGGATACACAATCAACTATTAAGCCATATGTTATCGGCTTGGACTTAGGAGGCACAAACTCTGTATTTGGAATTGTAGATGCCCGTGGCGAAATAAAAGCCACAACTGCCATAAAAACTGGAGGTTTTACTTCTGCAGAAGATTACGTTGCTGCTTCTGTAGAAGCATTACAGCCCATCATTGAGCAAGTAGGCGGCATTGAAACAATTAAAGCCATGGGAATTGGTGCTCCTAACGGTAACTACTATAAAGGAACTATCGAATTTGCTCCTAACCTGCCTTGGGCACATGACGGAATCGTACCTTTGGCAAAAATGTTCAGCGACAAGCTGAATGGTGTTCCTGTTGCCCTGACGAATGATGCCAATGCGGCTGCTATTGGAGAAATGGTTTATGGAGTTGCTCGAGGCATGAAAAACTTTATTGTGATTACACTTGGCACTGGCGTCGGTTCTGGCATTGTCGTCAATGGTCAGTTGCTCTATGGTCACGATGGTTTTGCTGGTGAACTTGGACATGTGATTATGCGCCGCGAAAACGGCCGTACTTGCGGATGTGGTCGTACTGGATGTCTTGAAGCTTATTGCTCGGCCACAGGTGTAGCACGAACAGCACGCGAGATCTTATCGACCACAGAGCGTCCGTCCCTACTCCGCGATATAGACCCTGCAGAAATAACCTCCCTTGATGTTTCTATCGCTGCAGAAAAGGGAGACGAATTGGCTAATGAGATTTACGAGTTTACAGGTAACATGTTGGGTGAAGCATGTGCTGATTTTGCAGCATTCTCATCACCCGAAGCCTTTATCTTCTTTGGTGGCATGACTAAGGCTGGCGAACTGATTATGAAACCGATTCGTGAGTCATACGACAAGCATGTTCTAAAGATATTCAAGGGCAAAGCCAAGTTCTTGGTTAGTGGTCTGGACGGTTCGTCTGCCGCAGTACTTGGTGCTTCTGCCGTTGGATGGGAGGTGTAA
- a CDS encoding NAD(+) synthase, which yields MKYGLIKVAAAIPSVRVADVEFNVQQIESLIVQAEGKGVELIVFPELSITGYTCQDLFSQQLLLDKAEESLLVLLDFTRKLNIISVVGLPVRVGALLYNCAVVIQQGTILGVIPKTHLPNYNEFYEKRWFASASDLIPQDIYLAGSPIHISNEPIVFRTCDGACFGIEICEDVWAPLPPSNNLALAGADIILNLSATDELNGKHKYLCSLLSQQSARMMCGYVYSSCGFGESTQDVVYGGNALIYENGIMLADADRFSIDPQLRIQQIDIDRLRLERQNNTTFRSAQVGAVARYINTKLVEQRDFELIRTINPYPFIPSEGEMASSCEEILNIQTMGLCKRLHHTHCEHVVIGISGGLDSTLALLVTVRAFDKLGLSRLGITGITMPGFGTTDRTHDNAIKLMQSLGITIREINISKSVLQHFEDIGHSVDNHDVTYENSQARERTQILMDVANQVGGMVIGTGDLSELALGWCTYNGDHMSMYGVNAGVPKTLVQYLVKYIAEQSAFIQERETLIDIVQTPISPELIPADVDGNIAQKTEDLVGPYELHDFFLYYHLRVGFRPSKIFMLAQHAFEGKYDDDTIKHWLKIFCRRFFNQQFKRSCLPDGPKVGSVSLSPRGDWRMPSDASSILWLKECEELS from the coding sequence ATGAAATACGGATTAATCAAAGTAGCCGCAGCAATACCGAGTGTTCGTGTGGCTGATGTGGAATTTAACGTCCAGCAGATAGAGAGTCTGATTGTTCAAGCTGAAGGAAAAGGTGTAGAACTTATTGTGTTCCCAGAACTAAGCATCACGGGATATACTTGCCAAGACCTTTTCAGCCAGCAATTACTTCTTGATAAGGCAGAAGAATCTTTACTTGTTCTTCTAGATTTTACACGTAAGCTAAATATAATCTCTGTAGTAGGACTCCCTGTTCGTGTTGGCGCTTTGTTATACAATTGTGCAGTTGTCATTCAGCAAGGAACGATCCTTGGTGTCATTCCCAAAACGCACTTACCCAATTATAACGAGTTCTATGAGAAAAGATGGTTTGCCTCAGCATCCGATCTTATTCCACAGGATATTTATCTTGCAGGTAGCCCCATACATATATCTAATGAACCCATAGTCTTTCGCACTTGCGATGGTGCTTGCTTTGGCATTGAGATTTGCGAAGATGTATGGGCACCGTTGCCACCAAGCAACAATCTTGCTTTGGCAGGAGCCGACATCATCCTAAACCTATCTGCAACAGACGAATTAAATGGGAAGCATAAGTATCTATGCTCACTTCTTTCGCAACAGAGTGCAAGAATGATGTGTGGCTATGTTTATAGTAGTTGTGGTTTTGGAGAGTCAACTCAGGATGTCGTTTATGGTGGAAATGCGCTTATTTACGAGAATGGCATCATGCTCGCAGATGCTGACAGATTCTCAATAGACCCACAATTACGCATTCAACAAATAGATATTGACAGACTTCGTCTGGAACGCCAGAACAACACAACTTTCCGTTCTGCACAAGTAGGAGCTGTAGCGCGTTATATCAATACAAAACTTGTAGAACAACGTGATTTCGAATTGATACGCACCATTAATCCTTATCCGTTCATTCCATCTGAGGGCGAAATGGCAAGTTCTTGTGAGGAAATCCTTAATATCCAAACGATGGGCCTGTGTAAACGTCTCCATCACACACACTGCGAACATGTAGTTATTGGAATTAGTGGTGGACTGGATTCTACTTTGGCATTACTTGTAACTGTCAGAGCTTTTGATAAATTAGGATTGTCTCGCTTGGGAATTACAGGAATCACGATGCCTGGATTTGGCACAACAGACCGAACACATGATAATGCCATAAAGTTGATGCAATCACTGGGGATAACAATTCGTGAAATCAATATATCCAAATCTGTTCTTCAGCATTTTGAGGATATTGGTCATTCTGTAGATAATCACGATGTGACTTACGAGAATTCTCAAGCACGCGAACGAACTCAAATACTGATGGATGTTGCAAATCAGGTTGGTGGTATGGTTATTGGTACAGGCGACCTTTCCGAATTAGCTTTGGGATGGTGTACATACAATGGTGACCATATGTCCATGTACGGTGTTAATGCAGGTGTCCCTAAAACATTAGTACAGTATCTTGTAAAATATATAGCCGAACAATCTGCTTTCATACAGGAAAGAGAGACTCTGATTGATATCGTACAAACACCCATATCGCCAGAACTGATACCTGCAGATGTTGATGGGAACATTGCTCAGAAAACAGAAGATCTCGTAGGTCCTTATGAACTACATGATTTCTTTTTATATTATCATCTTCGAGTTGGATTCCGGCCTTCTAAGATATTCATGCTTGCGCAACATGCTTTTGAAGGGAAATATGATGACGACACCATCAAACATTGGTTGAAGATATTCTGTCGCCGTTTCTTTAACCAACAGTTTAAGCGTTCATGTCTGCCAGATGGTCCAAAGGTCGGAAGTGTGAGCCTTTCTCCCCGTGGAGACTGGCGCATGCCGAGCGATGCTTCAAGCATCCTTTGGTTAAAGGAGTGCGAAGAGCTATCATAA
- a CDS encoding DUF2027 domain-containing protein — MKIGDKVRFLSEIGGGKVAGFKGKNIVLVEDEDGFQVPMQTNEVVVIGEENYETSHVIEVKQHTNKSLEKETEPADRPITFKAQPEERKGGDTLSAYLAFVPMNIKELSDTRFEAYFVNDSNYYMRFTYASAEGNSWKLRSTEEVEPNTKLFLEEFGREDLNAFERVAIQVLPYKHEKHYLIKPAVDVQFRIDAVKFYKLHTFQDNAFFEQPALIYTIIKDDKMVRPLVIDAQQLKANMYQKGDVASEVRTDVKAEHKAGDPIIVDLHANALLDNTNGMNATDILNYQLDVVRKTLKIYEKKKGAKIIFIHGKGEGVLRKALINELQYKYKQYTYQDASFREYGYGATQVTIK, encoded by the coding sequence ATGAAGATAGGAGATAAAGTTAGATTTTTAAGTGAAATCGGTGGAGGTAAGGTTGCCGGTTTCAAAGGCAAAAATATTGTATTGGTTGAAGACGAAGATGGTTTTCAAGTTCCCATGCAAACGAATGAGGTCGTGGTTATCGGTGAAGAGAATTACGAGACAAGTCATGTCATTGAAGTGAAACAACATACTAATAAGTCTCTTGAAAAGGAAACAGAACCAGCTGATAGGCCTATTACTTTCAAAGCTCAGCCTGAAGAAAGAAAGGGTGGTGACACACTTTCTGCTTATTTGGCATTTGTTCCTATGAATATCAAAGAATTGTCTGACACACGATTTGAAGCATATTTTGTCAACGACTCTAACTACTACATGCGTTTCACGTATGCATCGGCAGAAGGAAATAGTTGGAAGTTAAGATCAACAGAAGAGGTCGAACCAAACACAAAACTGTTTTTGGAGGAGTTTGGCAGAGAAGACCTCAATGCTTTTGAACGTGTCGCCATACAAGTCCTTCCTTACAAGCATGAAAAGCATTATCTGATAAAGCCTGCAGTAGATGTTCAGTTCCGTATAGACGCGGTCAAATTCTATAAGTTGCATACGTTTCAAGATAATGCATTCTTTGAACAGCCAGCTTTGATCTATACGATTATCAAAGATGACAAAATGGTCCGGCCTTTAGTCATTGATGCACAACAGTTGAAAGCTAATATGTATCAAAAAGGAGATGTCGCTTCTGAAGTTCGTACTGATGTCAAAGCAGAACACAAGGCAGGAGACCCCATCATTGTAGATCTGCATGCGAATGCTCTTTTAGATAATACCAATGGGATGAATGCTACAGATATCCTCAATTATCAATTAGATGTAGTACGTAAGACTCTCAAGATTTATGAGAAGAAGAAAGGTGCAAAGATTATCTTTATTCATGGAAAGGGTGAGGGCGTTTTGCGCAAGGCACTTATTAATGAGCTACAATACAAATATAAACAATATACTTACCAAGATGCATCTTTCCGTGAATACGGTTATGGTGCCACACAAGTGACAATCAAATGA
- a CDS encoding S-adenosylmethionine:tRNA ribosyltransferase-isomerase yields METKHIHISDYNYPLPDDRIAKFPLAKRDESKLLVYKKGNISEDHFYNLSEYLPHGALMVFNNTKVIQARLHFRKETGALIEVFLLEPAMPSDYEQMFQTKGQCSWLCLVGNLKKWKEGTLERQLTINGESLIFTATRRDIHGTSHWIDFSWNNEHISFAEILESMGELPIPPYLNRETQESDKTTYQTVYSKIKGSVAAPTAGLHFTPDVLKSLDSHGVDREELTLHVGAGTFKPVKTEEINDHEMHTEYICVHRRTLEKLLKHDCWAIAVGTTSVRTLESLYYMGLKVLKNPQISERELHVCQWEPYDNSDAKSIPVRESIQALIDWLDKNQLPALHSSTQIIIAPGYEYKIVKMLVTNFHQPQSTLLLLVSAFVNGDWHKIYDYALAHDFRFLSYGDSSLLIP; encoded by the coding sequence ATGGAAACAAAACATATTCATATTAGTGATTACAATTATCCTTTACCAGATGATCGAATCGCAAAATTTCCATTAGCGAAACGTGATGAATCCAAACTTCTGGTATATAAAAAGGGAAATATCAGTGAGGATCATTTCTATAATCTCTCTGAATATTTGCCACATGGCGCACTTATGGTCTTCAATAATACTAAAGTGATTCAAGCACGACTTCATTTTCGTAAGGAGACTGGTGCACTCATTGAGGTTTTTCTGTTGGAACCGGCAATGCCTTCAGATTACGAACAAATGTTTCAAACAAAGGGACAGTGTTCTTGGCTTTGTCTTGTCGGCAATCTAAAGAAATGGAAAGAGGGCACTCTTGAACGACAATTGACTATAAACGGTGAATCTCTTATATTCACGGCAACTCGTAGAGATATTCATGGCACCAGTCATTGGATTGACTTTTCATGGAACAACGAGCACATCTCTTTTGCTGAGATATTGGAATCAATGGGCGAACTTCCTATTCCGCCATATTTAAATAGAGAAACACAAGAGAGCGACAAAACGACCTATCAGACTGTGTATTCTAAAATCAAGGGTAGTGTCGCTGCACCAACAGCAGGATTACACTTCACTCCCGATGTTCTGAAATCTCTTGATAGTCATGGTGTTGATCGTGAAGAACTGACGCTTCATGTTGGGGCGGGTACTTTCAAGCCTGTTAAGACAGAAGAAATTAATGACCATGAGATGCATACGGAGTATATCTGTGTTCATCGTCGCACTTTGGAGAAACTGTTAAAGCATGATTGTTGGGCCATAGCTGTAGGCACAACAAGTGTTCGTACACTCGAAAGTCTGTATTATATGGGACTGAAAGTTCTTAAAAACCCACAGATTTCTGAACGTGAACTTCACGTATGTCAATGGGAACCTTATGATAACAGTGATGCTAAATCTATTCCAGTACGTGAATCTATCCAAGCATTGATAGATTGGCTCGACAAGAATCAGCTACCTGCCCTGCACAGCAGCACACAGATTATCATTGCGCCAGGCTATGAATACAAAATCGTAAAGATGCTGGTGACGAATTTTCATCAACCACAATCAACTTTGCTATTGCTTGTTAGTGCCTTTGTCAATGGAGATTGGCATAAAATATACGATTACGCTTTAGCTCACGATTTTCGCTTCTTGAGCTATGGTGATAGTTCATTGTTAATTCCTTAA
- a CDS encoding phosphatase PAP2 family protein produces MDLSTLIDIDRQVLLSVNGSESLFIDGLAKTLTTAATWIPLYLSLFYVVLKNNDSIQKIILILASAALCVILAGSLNDVIVKPFVMRWRPTHDDIIGLHVDVVNGYRGGKYGFFSSHAANTFSIAVLFALLIKSRILSITLFVWSLINCWTRLYLGVHFLGDILCGLCWGGIVGLSIGFMYLRIKKHLNYSNSYISSHYTKTGYQKSDIDIVLIIFMLTILYAIIRACCYLYI; encoded by the coding sequence ATGGATTTAAGTACACTTATAGATATAGACAGACAAGTACTATTGTCAGTTAATGGCAGCGAGTCCTTGTTCATTGATGGATTGGCCAAAACACTGACTACTGCGGCAACCTGGATACCATTGTACCTGTCGCTATTCTATGTTGTGTTAAAGAACAATGATAGTATTCAAAAAATAATATTAATATTAGCCAGTGCGGCTCTATGTGTTATCTTAGCAGGTTCGCTAAATGATGTCATTGTAAAGCCATTTGTGATGAGATGGCGTCCAACTCACGATGACATAATTGGCCTACATGTAGATGTTGTAAACGGATATAGGGGAGGAAAATATGGTTTTTTTTCCTCACATGCTGCCAACACATTCAGTATTGCGGTCTTATTCGCACTTCTGATTAAAAGTCGTATTTTGTCAATTACCTTATTTGTATGGTCTTTGATTAATTGTTGGACGCGTCTATATTTAGGTGTCCATTTTCTTGGCGACATACTATGTGGGCTTTGCTGGGGTGGTATTGTCGGCCTTAGCATTGGTTTTATGTATTTACGCATTAAGAAGCATCTTAACTATTCAAATAGTTATATATCTTCGCATTACACGAAAACGGGTTATCAGAAATCAGACATCGATATTGTTCTGATCATTTTCATGCTCACAATCTTGTATGCTATTATTAGAGCCTGTTGCTATTTATATATTTAA
- a CDS encoding tetratricopeptide repeat protein translates to MKVLRALWGYVGDKMNISVEQLSRDNISERFNERQVDQQVINQFVEAIDECEFERYAPGDSKVNMSKVYNTAMTAIEHVEKYLLLLLLFVFVPISSHAVSKAEADSSYISGNYQLAVKQYKQILEQGVCAELYYNLGNAYYRTDDFTQAIIAYERALRLSPADGDIKHNLQMARSKTVDKITPESELFFVTWYHAFINLLSANGWAYLSLGSLTLTIVLMLLYLFSNPLWIRKLGFFGGIASLFVFVLAIIFAWQQQSKLSTHNEAIITVSAVSIKSAPSEGGKDIFLLHEGTKVSITDDTMNEWKEIRISDGKKGWIEADKMEII, encoded by the coding sequence ATGAAAGTGCTGAGAGCACTATGGGGCTACGTTGGTGATAAAATGAATATTTCTGTAGAACAACTTTCAAGAGACAATATTAGCGAGCGTTTTAATGAGCGTCAAGTAGATCAGCAAGTTATCAATCAGTTTGTTGAAGCAATTGACGAGTGTGAGTTTGAGAGATATGCCCCCGGCGATTCAAAAGTCAACATGTCTAAAGTATATAATACTGCTATGACAGCCATAGAACACGTTGAAAAGTATCTGTTATTACTTCTTTTGTTTGTTTTTGTTCCTATCAGCAGCCATGCTGTTAGCAAAGCAGAAGCAGATAGTTCGTATATAAGTGGAAATTATCAATTAGCAGTAAAACAATATAAGCAGATTTTAGAACAAGGAGTATGTGCAGAGTTGTATTACAACTTAGGCAACGCTTACTATCGAACAGATGATTTCACCCAAGCAATTATAGCTTATGAACGTGCTTTACGACTATCGCCAGCAGATGGTGATATCAAGCACAATCTGCAAATGGCTCGTAGTAAGACTGTTGATAAGATCACTCCAGAAAGTGAACTTTTCTTTGTTACATGGTACCACGCCTTTATCAATCTATTAAGTGCTAATGGTTGGGCATACCTTTCTCTTGGAAGCTTGACTCTGACAATCGTACTAATGCTGCTGTATTTGTTTTCAAATCCTCTATGGATTAGGAAGTTAGGATTCTTTGGGGGAATAGCATCCCTGTTTGTATTTGTACTTGCAATCATATTTGCTTGGCAGCAGCAAAGCAAGTTGTCCACCCACAATGAAGCAATTATCACGGTATCTGCGGTATCCATCAAAAGTGCACCGTCGGAAGGTGGGAAAGATATATTCTTACTTCATGAAGGAACAAAAGTAAGCATCACCGATGACACCATGAACGAGTGGAAAGAGATTCGCATCTCCGATGGTAAAAAAGGTTGGATAGAGGCTGATAAGATGGAAATTATTTAA
- a CDS encoding BatD family protein — MIFMLLLLHTTAVAQQLTANAPQQVEKGQQFRLTYTATTQDVSGFRIGQIPDAFEVLMGPSTSTQSSFSMVNGKTSHSSTITYTYILSAEKNGTFTIPPATINIDGKHVKSNIVRIQVVGSASSNNQGRAYHGDTRASGTNISGADLFIKVTASKQHVVEQEPILLTYKVYTLVRLSQLEGRMPDLKGFHTQEIPLPQEKSFKIEQYNGRNYKTVTWSQYVMFPQITGKLEVPGITFNGIVVQENRNVDPFEAFFNGGSGYVEVKKQIKAPGISIHVDPLPNKPVGFSGGVGNFSIKSEIDKTKLQANDPLTIKVTISGVGNLKLIKQPELQFPKDFDTYDPKLTEKTHLTANGLEGEVIYEYLAVPRHQGQYDIPAAEFTYYDTKTRQYKTLSTEAYHLDVAKGEGNDSESQSYANQEDLQLLGSDIHHIKLNDFNLQQKDQSFFASMNYWISIAVLMIIFIALFIIFRKRAIENADLVRMRGKKANKIATKRLKKAAKLMKDNRPDKFFDESAESTMGLRW; from the coding sequence ATGATATTCATGTTGCTGTTACTGCATACTACTGCAGTTGCACAGCAGCTGACGGCTAATGCACCTCAACAGGTAGAAAAGGGACAACAGTTCCGACTTACATATACCGCCACAACTCAAGATGTATCAGGATTCCGAATCGGTCAGATTCCAGATGCATTTGAAGTTTTGATGGGACCAAGCACTTCGACCCAAAGTAGTTTCAGTATGGTAAATGGTAAGACTTCTCATTCGTCAACCATTACCTATACATATATTCTTAGTGCAGAAAAGAATGGAACTTTCACGATACCGCCAGCAACCATTAATATTGATGGCAAACATGTAAAATCAAATATAGTCAGGATCCAGGTCGTAGGTTCTGCGTCAAGCAACAACCAAGGCAGAGCATACCATGGAGACACACGTGCTTCTGGAACCAATATATCGGGAGCTGATTTATTTATAAAGGTAACTGCTTCAAAGCAACATGTTGTTGAGCAAGAACCTATCTTACTGACGTATAAAGTCTATACATTGGTGAGACTATCGCAGTTAGAAGGAAGAATGCCGGACTTGAAGGGTTTCCACACCCAGGAGATACCTTTGCCTCAAGAAAAAAGCTTCAAAATTGAGCAATATAATGGTAGAAATTACAAGACTGTTACTTGGAGCCAATACGTCATGTTTCCACAGATAACTGGTAAACTTGAAGTTCCTGGTATTACTTTTAATGGCATCGTGGTGCAGGAGAACAGGAATGTCGATCCTTTTGAGGCATTTTTTAACGGTGGCTCTGGTTATGTGGAAGTCAAGAAACAAATCAAGGCTCCTGGTATATCTATTCATGTTGATCCTCTTCCAAATAAACCTGTCGGTTTTTCTGGGGGAGTAGGTAATTTCTCTATTAAATCAGAAATTGACAAGACGAAACTGCAGGCGAACGATCCGCTTACTATTAAAGTGACAATTAGCGGTGTAGGCAACCTGAAACTCATCAAGCAACCAGAACTTCAGTTTCCTAAAGACTTTGATACCTATGACCCTAAATTGACGGAGAAAACTCATCTGACCGCTAATGGGTTAGAGGGAGAAGTTATTTATGAGTATTTGGCTGTACCACGTCATCAGGGACAATATGACATTCCTGCAGCAGAGTTTACCTATTATGACACTAAAACGCGCCAATATAAGACTCTGTCAACAGAGGCGTATCATCTTGATGTAGCCAAAGGTGAAGGTAATGATAGTGAATCTCAGAGTTACGCCAACCAAGAGGACTTGCAATTGTTAGGCAGCGATATACATCATATTAAATTGAATGATTTCAACCTTCAACAGAAGGACCAGTCTTTCTTTGCATCAATGAATTATTGGATATCAATCGCAGTGCTAATGATTATCTTTATCGCACTCTTTATAATTTTTAGAAAGCGAGCCATAGAGAATGCTGATTTGGTAAGGATGCGTGGAAAGAAAGCTAATAAAATTGCAACAAAACGATTGAAGAAAGCGGCAAAACTCATGAAGGACAATCGTCCAGACAAATTCTTCGATGAAAGTGCTGAGAGCACTATGGGGCTACGTTGGTGA
- a CDS encoding tetratricopeptide repeat protein, whose amino-acid sequence MMNKYILFINIFILSCISAYAQEYENLQARKYIHRGNKQFHAGKRKDAQILYMKASDADKNLARAKYNLATAMFPKDWKSTTKEFGDSMISIFQKAVEVEHNPLRKSMGYHNIGVIYQGQKDFQKAIESYKNALRNNPNDDEARYNLVLCQRQLKNQPQQNQDNKQNQDKEQQNKQKQEQQKENQKKDQQNKQQEQEPPMSKENAEQLLKAALQQEKKTQERMKDAQQQPQRRRIEKNW is encoded by the coding sequence ATGATGAACAAATATATTCTTTTTATAAATATCTTTATTCTTTCTTGCATTTCTGCTTACGCTCAAGAGTATGAAAACTTACAAGCAAGAAAGTATATACATCGTGGTAACAAGCAATTCCATGCAGGCAAAAGAAAGGATGCTCAGATTCTCTACATGAAGGCTTCAGATGCAGACAAAAACCTTGCACGTGCAAAATATAATCTTGCGACTGCTATGTTCCCCAAAGATTGGAAGTCCACTACAAAGGAATTTGGAGACTCAATGATTAGTATTTTTCAGAAGGCCGTTGAAGTAGAACATAATCCTCTGCGTAAGTCTATGGGTTATCACAATATTGGTGTTATATATCAGGGGCAAAAAGATTTCCAGAAAGCTATCGAATCGTATAAAAATGCTCTAAGAAACAACCCAAATGACGATGAAGCTCGTTATAATTTAGTCTTATGTCAGCGACAATTGAAGAATCAGCCTCAGCAGAATCAAGATAATAAGCAGAATCAAGACAAAGAGCAACAGAACAAGCAAAAACAAGAGCAACAGAAGGAAAATCAGAAAAAAGATCAGCAAAATAAACAACAAGAGCAAGAACCTCCGATGAGTAAAGAAAATGCAGAGCAATTATTGAAGGCTGCTCTGCAACAAGAGAAGAAGACTCAAGAAAGGATGAAAGATGCTCAACAACAACCCCAAAGAAGACGTATAGAAAAGAATTGGTAA
- a CDS encoding VWA domain-containing protein, translating into MFRFENPEYLWLVSIVIVLALIYIVQYFKRKSSLRKFGDPNLLYQLMPDVSRWRGLIKFLLLELSLVFMIIMLARPQEANQISEEKRSGIETMIAIDISNSMLAEDVTPSRLDRAKMLVEGLVETFSDDKIGLIIFAGDAFVQLPITNDYVSAKMFLNSIEPSMIVNQGTDIASAINMASHSFTQQEHVGKAIIVITDGEDHEGGALEAAKEAKDNGMNIYMLGIGTSKGAPIPNKETGGYMIDRTGETVLSRLNEDMCKEIAQAGGGVYIHVDNSSSAQQILDKELDKLEKSDSAVYSNYSEQFQTFGVIALILLIIEIVLLERKNHLLNKIKIFK; encoded by the coding sequence ATGTTTAGATTTGAAAACCCAGAATATTTATGGCTTGTGTCAATTGTAATTGTATTGGCACTTATCTATATTGTTCAATATTTTAAACGGAAAAGCAGTCTTCGTAAATTTGGCGATCCAAATCTTTTGTATCAACTGATGCCAGATGTGTCAAGATGGCGTGGACTGATTAAATTTCTTTTGCTCGAACTATCGTTGGTATTCATGATTATCATGTTAGCTCGTCCACAGGAGGCAAATCAAATTAGTGAGGAAAAACGCTCCGGTATTGAAACAATGATTGCGATAGACATTAGTAACTCCATGTTAGCAGAAGATGTCACTCCAAGTCGTTTGGATCGTGCAAAGATGTTAGTGGAAGGACTTGTTGAGACCTTTAGCGACGACAAAATAGGTCTGATTATCTTTGCAGGTGATGCTTTTGTACAGTTGCCTATTACAAATGACTATGTATCCGCAAAGATGTTCCTCAATAGTATTGAGCCATCAATGATAGTCAATCAGGGTACAGATATTGCAAGTGCTATTAATATGGCTTCTCATAGCTTCACTCAACAAGAACATGTAGGAAAAGCAATTATTGTGATAACTGATGGCGAAGACCACGAGGGAGGCGCACTAGAGGCTGCCAAGGAAGCAAAAGACAATGGGATGAATATTTATATGTTGGGAATCGGCACATCGAAAGGTGCTCCCATTCCTAACAAAGAGACCGGTGGATATATGATTGATCGTACAGGTGAAACTGTATTGTCAAGACTAAACGAGGACATGTGTAAAGAGATAGCTCAGGCTGGCGGTGGTGTCTATATACATGTTGACAATTCATCAAGTGCTCAGCAAATACTTGATAAGGAACTTGATAAACTTGAGAAGAGTGACTCCGCTGTATATAGTAACTATTCAGAACAGTTTCAGACATTTGGTGTCATTGCACTAATACTGCTGATTATTGAGATAGTATTATTAGAGCGAAAGAATCATTTGCTGAATAAGATAAAAATATTTAAATGA